In Thermococcus camini, a genomic segment contains:
- a CDS encoding SDR family NAD(P)-dependent oxidoreductase, which translates to MAGQKSLSELISLKGKRALITGAASGIGRATAIRFAEAGADLELVDLNESGLEETKALVEEFGVDVNLHRVDLSRKVEVDALWEVLRGREPTVLVNNAGVYWFKDFTEVDEGFYEKVMAINLHSVFWMCQNFVRLRKERGGVIINVSSIEAFLPFAKGLAHYDAAKLGVVALTRAIAREYGKRIRANVVVPGGIETEGVRRLKKEAIMKLDMEKIGMSFNFNARLPVGRFGEPDEVARVVLFLASDLASYVNGAIIPVDGGFLST; encoded by the coding sequence ATGGCGGGGCAAAAAAGTCTCTCCGAGCTGATCTCACTTAAGGGAAAGCGGGCACTTATTACCGGTGCTGCCTCTGGAATAGGCCGCGCCACCGCCATAAGGTTTGCCGAAGCTGGAGCAGACCTTGAGCTCGTTGACCTCAACGAGTCAGGTCTGGAAGAAACTAAAGCCCTTGTGGAAGAGTTTGGAGTAGACGTGAACCTTCACCGCGTCGACCTCTCCCGGAAGGTGGAGGTCGATGCCCTCTGGGAGGTCCTGAGGGGCAGGGAGCCTACTGTGCTGGTCAACAACGCCGGCGTCTACTGGTTCAAGGACTTCACGGAGGTCGATGAAGGGTTCTATGAAAAAGTCATGGCGATAAACCTCCACTCCGTTTTCTGGATGTGCCAGAACTTCGTGAGGCTTAGAAAGGAGCGGGGAGGCGTAATAATCAACGTGAGCTCCATAGAGGCGTTTCTGCCCTTTGCCAAAGGCCTTGCCCACTACGATGCCGCAAAGCTCGGCGTGGTCGCTTTAACGAGGGCGATAGCGAGGGAATACGGAAAGAGAATCAGGGCCAATGTAGTCGTTCCGGGAGGAATAGAGACCGAAGGGGTAAGGAGGCTCAAGAAGGAGGCGATAATGAAGCTCGACATGGAGAAGATAGGCATGTCCTTCAACTTCAACGCGCGCCTTCCTGTGGGCCGCTTTGGGGAGCCCGATGAGGTCGCGAGGGTGGTACTCTTCCTCGCGAGCGATTTAGCCAGCTACGTGAACGGTGCAATAATCCCGGTTGATGGGGGATTTCTATCAACGTAA
- a CDS encoding DUF2304 domain-containing protein has protein sequence MYAVQYIAIAVVLALMLYVLGKYGKRELEWGDLLFWVVILVGLLVVSIFPIEIAMTIKQLLGLGRGLDSLFVVAIGLAYLMIFKVYLAVDRTEREITELTRKIAIELEEIREMLEEIEKKS, from the coding sequence GTGTATGCGGTTCAGTACATAGCCATAGCAGTTGTACTGGCCCTGATGCTCTACGTGCTTGGCAAATATGGAAAGAGGGAACTTGAGTGGGGTGACCTCCTGTTCTGGGTAGTCATTCTGGTCGGCCTCCTGGTGGTCTCAATATTCCCCATTGAGATAGCCATGACGATAAAGCAGCTCCTGGGTCTCGGAAGGGGTCTTGATTCGCTCTTCGTCGTTGCCATAGGGCTGGCGTACCTGATGATATTCAAGGTCTACCTTGCCGTGGACAGGACTGAGAGGGAGATAACTGAACTGACGAGAAAGATAGCGATAGAGCTTGAGGAAATAAGGGAAATGCTTGAGGAGATTGAAAAGAAGAGCTAA
- a CDS encoding BlaI/MecI/CopY family transcriptional regulator yields MEPHEFKLTEEGMKAVLPPLEAEIMEHMWKVKVATAGQVYEYMKEKHPDIRRSTISILMNRLCERGLLKRSVEKGRGGMRYVYAITATREEFEEKVVQSILDALMTNFKEATYAYLSKIKK; encoded by the coding sequence ATGGAGCCGCACGAGTTCAAGCTTACCGAGGAGGGGATGAAGGCCGTTCTCCCGCCGCTCGAGGCGGAGATAATGGAGCACATGTGGAAGGTCAAGGTGGCAACGGCCGGCCAGGTCTACGAGTACATGAAGGAGAAGCACCCAGACATAAGGCGTTCTACCATAAGCATACTCATGAACCGCCTCTGCGAGAGAGGGCTGCTCAAGAGGAGCGTCGAGAAGGGACGGGGTGGGATGAGATACGTCTACGCCATAACCGCCACCAGGGAGGAGTTTGAAGAAAAGGTCGTCCAGAGCATACTAGATGCCCTTATGACGAACTTCAAGGAGGCGACCTATGCCTACTTGTCCAAGATCAAGAAGTGA
- a CDS encoding sulfide/dihydroorotate dehydrogenase-like FAD/NAD-binding protein — MYRITAKEELDVRDFFMEVEAPHVARAWKPGQFVVLLIHKKGERIPMSVYYADRETGRLGMFIRRHGKTTFDLWDNFDVGDSLYAVAGPLGMPIEVKHYGNVVFVSDAVCGQAENYATLRAMKEAGNYTISIQTFEDRAHSYPEKFLAKPVADEYYLTTEDGSRGIKGHYLDVLRELIEKDKVDIVFGGGKLGSLKKLADLTREYGIPTIVTVRQIMVDGTGMCGSCRILYDGEIKFACRDGPMFDAHKVDWDDVIRRDGRFVREQEIAKKHYLESKGVV; from the coding sequence ATGTACCGAATTACTGCGAAAGAAGAACTGGATGTTAGGGATTTCTTTATGGAGGTCGAGGCGCCACATGTGGCTAGAGCATGGAAGCCGGGCCAGTTTGTTGTTTTACTGATACACAAGAAGGGCGAGAGGATTCCGATGTCCGTCTATTACGCCGACAGGGAAACCGGAAGGCTGGGGATGTTCATCAGGAGGCACGGGAAGACCACCTTCGACCTCTGGGACAACTTCGACGTTGGCGACTCCCTCTACGCGGTTGCCGGACCGCTCGGGATGCCGATAGAGGTTAAGCACTACGGGAACGTCGTCTTCGTCTCCGACGCCGTCTGCGGCCAGGCTGAGAACTACGCCACGCTCAGGGCAATGAAGGAGGCCGGGAACTACACCATCTCCATCCAGACCTTCGAGGACAGGGCCCACTCCTACCCCGAGAAGTTCTTGGCGAAGCCCGTGGCCGACGAATACTACCTCACCACTGAGGACGGCTCTCGTGGAATCAAGGGACACTACCTCGACGTTCTGAGGGAGCTCATCGAGAAGGACAAGGTGGACATAGTTTTCGGCGGCGGAAAGCTGGGCTCGCTAAAGAAGCTCGCCGACCTGACCAGGGAGTACGGAATTCCGACCATCGTCACGGTGAGGCAGATAATGGTGGACGGAACCGGCATGTGCGGCTCTTGCAGGATACTCTACGACGGGGAGATAAAGTTCGCATGCAGGGACGGGCCGATGTTTGACGCCCACAAGGTGGACTGGGACGATGTCATAAGGCGTGACGGCAGATTCGTCCGCGAGCAGGAGATTGCCAAAAAACACTACCTCGAGTCAAAGGGGGTGGTCTGA
- a CDS encoding MBL fold metallo-hydrolase has product MRVIPLASESLGVRSLAVFVDAGGRKILIDPGVALGPKRYGLPPAKVEIETLHRMRRKLQGYAGKADVVTISHYHYDHHTPFFEGLYESSSEEYAREIYEGKLLFIKHPRENINFSQKKRAWAFLKKAEPIAKKVEFADGRSFDLGGVTLEFSPAVPHGSEGSKLGFVVMTLIDDGFRLIHASDIQLLNRKAVEWIIEKVPDLLITGGPPTYLGKRAEGSWEAGIKNLNEIIRETNAEVVLDHHIVRDKRYPKFFDELEKSPKTFAGFLNVEDRPLEAYRRELHGRERGEEVEVPFKLR; this is encoded by the coding sequence ATGAGGGTAATTCCACTCGCCTCAGAAAGCCTCGGCGTGAGGAGCCTGGCGGTCTTCGTTGACGCTGGAGGGAGGAAAATCCTTATCGACCCCGGTGTCGCCCTCGGGCCTAAGCGCTACGGCCTTCCACCGGCAAAGGTTGAGATAGAGACACTCCACAGGATGCGCCGCAAGCTCCAGGGCTACGCGGGGAAAGCGGACGTAGTGACGATCTCCCACTACCACTACGACCACCATACCCCTTTCTTCGAAGGTCTCTACGAGAGCTCCAGCGAGGAATACGCGAGGGAGATATACGAGGGAAAGCTCCTTTTCATAAAGCACCCACGGGAAAACATAAACTTCAGCCAGAAAAAGAGGGCGTGGGCCTTCCTCAAGAAAGCGGAGCCGATAGCGAAAAAGGTTGAGTTCGCGGACGGCAGGAGCTTCGACCTCGGCGGAGTTACGCTGGAGTTTTCTCCAGCTGTCCCCCATGGAAGCGAAGGCTCAAAGCTCGGCTTCGTTGTGATGACGCTCATCGACGATGGTTTCCGCTTAATCCACGCGAGCGACATCCAGCTTCTTAACAGAAAGGCTGTGGAGTGGATAATCGAGAAGGTTCCAGATTTGCTCATAACAGGTGGACCGCCGACGTACCTGGGAAAAAGAGCGGAGGGAAGCTGGGAAGCCGGAATCAAAAACCTCAACGAGATAATCCGCGAGACCAACGCGGAAGTGGTTCTCGACCACCACATCGTCAGGGATAAACGCTATCCGAAGTTCTTTGACGAGCTGGAGAAAAGCCCCAAAACGTTCGCGGGTTTCCTGAATGTTGAAGACCGACCGCTCGAAGCATACAGGAGGGAGCTTCACGGAAGAGAAAGGGGTGAGGAGGTAGAGGTACCGTTCAAGTTACGTTGA
- a CDS encoding ferredoxin: protein MAWKVRVDQDVCIGDAICASLCPDVFEMNDEGKSQPVVEIIEDENLYNCAVEAAEACPVSCIYIEEA from the coding sequence ATGGCTTGGAAGGTTAGGGTTGACCAGGACGTTTGTATCGGAGATGCCATCTGTGCCAGCCTCTGCCCAGACGTCTTCGAGATGAACGACGAGGGCAAGAGCCAGCCTGTTGTCGAGATCATCGAGGACGAGAACCTCTACAACTGCGCCGTTGAGGCTGCCGAGGCCTGCCCGGTCAGCTGCATTTACATCGAGGAGGCCTGA
- a CDS encoding M48 family metallopeptidase, translating into MLFIIMALEVLLAVIALAELGLEISLVAFGTVLALYVWASTHDIKGEYVPLQRNEMPWLYDGIAEMARKAGLPMPRVYILDEYIPTAYSFKNTIVLSLGLFEVLDQEEILAVAAHELGHIKNGDTRTFPVLAYGRYLMVMFTGILMLLTRSLVISAASLTLLGLYEVTRANFHKEREFQADETALRLLDTPMNLKRALEELKYYEDLRIGIKSNVLPSIEPSIERKQKVQIIETHPSYDERIFRIIIEMNGNNMFNKRMQ; encoded by the coding sequence ATGCTGTTCATCATAATGGCCCTCGAGGTCCTGCTGGCAGTGATAGCACTGGCTGAGCTAGGCCTTGAGATATCGCTGGTGGCCTTCGGGACCGTGCTGGCGCTCTATGTGTGGGCCTCAACCCACGACATCAAGGGCGAGTACGTCCCACTCCAGCGGAACGAGATGCCCTGGCTCTACGACGGCATCGCAGAGATGGCCAGGAAGGCGGGCCTGCCGATGCCAAGGGTATACATACTGGACGAGTACATCCCCACCGCGTACTCATTCAAGAACACGATAGTGCTCTCCCTCGGCCTGTTCGAAGTCCTCGACCAGGAGGAGATACTGGCGGTGGCGGCGCACGAGCTGGGACACATAAAGAACGGCGACACCCGGACATTCCCGGTTCTTGCCTACGGGAGGTATCTCATGGTAATGTTCACAGGAATCCTGATGCTCCTGACCAGAAGCCTAGTTATCAGCGCCGCATCACTGACGCTCCTGGGACTCTATGAGGTTACCCGCGCGAACTTCCACAAGGAGAGGGAGTTCCAGGCTGACGAGACCGCCCTGAGGCTCCTCGACACACCAATGAACCTCAAGCGCGCCCTGGAGGAGCTGAAGTACTACGAGGACCTCCGCATCGGCATCAAATCAAACGTGCTCCCGAGCATCGAGCCGTCAATCGAGAGGAAGCAGAAGGTTCAAATAATCGAGACCCACCCGAGCTACGATGAAAGGATATTCCGGATAATCATTGAGATGAACGGAAACAACATGTTCAATAAGCGCATGCAGTGA
- the gltA gene encoding NADPH-dependent glutamate synthase has product MAVKPKLIKERVPTPERPVEERVKSFVEVNLGYDFASAVKEAERCIQCPPEYAPCIKGCPVHINIPGFLKALRENADNPDEAVKNALRVIWNDNTLPAVTGRVCPQEDQCEAPCVMGKVGDPINIGKLERFVADYAREKGIDEELLCEFKESCTGTGGSVAVVGAGPAGLTCALELAKMGYKVTIFEALHEAGGVLMYGIPEFRLPKDILKTELEKLEKLGVEVKTNYIVGKTVTIEELLQEYDAVFIGTGAGTPKLLNIPGILLDRIYSANEFLTRVNLMKAYLFPEYDTPIAIGKKTIVIGAGNTAMDAARSALRLGSEVTIAYRRGREDMTARIEEIHHAEEEGVKFEFFLTPVEFIGDENGKVKAVKFEKMRPLEERDKRGKRKIVGTGEYVTLEADTVIIAIGLEPNRILVEASGFKANPDGTLVVDENLMTSIPGVFAGGDAIRGEATVILAMGDGKKAAKAIDAYIKQKKANA; this is encoded by the coding sequence ATGGCGGTCAAGCCAAAGCTCATCAAGGAGCGCGTTCCTACGCCCGAGAGACCCGTTGAGGAGCGGGTTAAGAGCTTCGTCGAGGTCAACCTCGGATACGACTTTGCCTCGGCCGTAAAGGAGGCCGAGCGCTGCATACAGTGTCCTCCGGAGTACGCACCATGTATCAAGGGCTGTCCGGTTCACATCAACATACCGGGCTTCCTGAAGGCCCTCCGCGAGAACGCGGACAATCCGGATGAGGCCGTAAAGAATGCCCTGCGCGTTATCTGGAACGACAACACCCTGCCGGCAGTTACCGGCCGCGTCTGCCCGCAGGAGGATCAGTGTGAGGCGCCGTGTGTCATGGGCAAGGTCGGAGACCCGATAAACATCGGGAAGCTCGAGAGGTTTGTAGCTGACTACGCGCGCGAGAAGGGCATAGACGAGGAACTCCTCTGCGAGTTCAAAGAATCCTGCACCGGAACAGGAGGCTCCGTGGCGGTGGTGGGTGCCGGGCCAGCTGGCCTGACCTGCGCCCTCGAGCTGGCGAAGATGGGTTACAAGGTCACCATCTTTGAGGCCCTCCACGAGGCGGGCGGAGTGCTGATGTACGGCATTCCCGAGTTCAGGCTGCCCAAGGACATCCTCAAAACCGAGCTGGAGAAGCTCGAGAAGCTCGGTGTTGAGGTGAAGACCAACTACATAGTTGGCAAGACGGTTACCATCGAGGAGCTCCTTCAGGAGTACGACGCGGTCTTCATAGGCACCGGGGCTGGAACTCCAAAACTGCTCAACATACCCGGAATACTCCTCGACAGGATATACAGCGCCAACGAGTTTCTCACTAGGGTGAACCTAATGAAGGCATACCTGTTCCCCGAGTACGACACTCCGATAGCGATAGGGAAGAAGACCATAGTCATAGGCGCCGGGAACACGGCCATGGACGCGGCACGCTCCGCGCTCAGGCTCGGCTCCGAGGTCACGATAGCTTACCGCCGCGGGAGGGAGGACATGACGGCCAGGATTGAGGAAATCCATCACGCCGAGGAGGAGGGGGTTAAGTTCGAGTTCTTCCTCACGCCGGTTGAGTTCATCGGCGATGAGAACGGCAAGGTCAAGGCGGTTAAGTTCGAGAAGATGCGCCCGCTCGAGGAGAGGGACAAGCGCGGAAAGAGAAAGATAGTCGGAACCGGGGAATACGTGACCCTCGAGGCAGATACAGTCATCATAGCGATTGGTCTGGAGCCCAACAGAATACTGGTTGAGGCCAGCGGTTTTAAGGCCAACCCGGATGGAACGCTTGTTGTGGACGAGAACCTCATGACCAGCATTCCAGGAGTCTTCGCCGGCGGAGATGCGATAAGGGGAGAGGCAACGGTTATACTGGCGATGGGGGACGGAAAGAAGGCTGCGAAGGCGATAGATGCCTACATCAAGCAGAAGAAGGCAAATGCCTGA
- a CDS encoding deoxycytidylate deaminase, whose amino-acid sequence MPVEIFLDREKADRIKRIRPTKDEYFMLIAKLVSLRATCPRLRVGAVAVKDGYILATGYNGAPRGMDHCIDAGCLIVDGHCHRAVHAEQNVIAMAARKGISLEGATLYVTHFPCDICFKLVINAGIKEIVYEEMYPNEATEILLKEAQRKGIVKIRQFKLPKERVKAFLEELFGEFKG is encoded by the coding sequence ATGCCGGTTGAAATCTTCCTGGACAGGGAGAAGGCGGACAGGATAAAGCGAATCCGACCGACCAAGGACGAGTACTTCATGCTCATAGCGAAGCTCGTATCGCTCCGGGCGACGTGCCCGAGGCTCCGCGTTGGGGCAGTAGCAGTCAAGGACGGCTACATCCTGGCCACTGGTTACAATGGGGCCCCGCGCGGAATGGATCACTGCATCGACGCCGGCTGCCTGATAGTCGATGGACACTGCCACAGGGCCGTTCACGCGGAGCAGAACGTCATAGCGATGGCGGCCAGGAAGGGCATAAGCCTTGAGGGGGCAACGCTCTACGTCACCCACTTCCCCTGCGACATCTGCTTCAAGCTGGTCATAAACGCCGGAATAAAGGAGATAGTCTACGAGGAGATGTACCCCAACGAAGCGACCGAGATTCTGCTGAAGGAGGCCCAGAGGAAGGGGATAGTGAAAATACGACAGTTCAAACTGCCAAAGGAGCGCGTTAAAGCGTTCCTGGAAGAACTCTTTGGGGAGTTCAAGGGTTAG
- the dph5 gene encoding diphthine synthase, with translation MAIYFIGLGLYDERDITLKGLETARKCDLIFAEFYTSLLAGTTLDKVEELIGKPIRRLSREEVELHFERIVLSEAKERDVAFLTAGDPMVATTHSDLRIRAKELGIESYVIHAPSIYSAIAITGLQIYKFGKSATVAYPEKNWFPTSHYDVIKENMERNLHTMLFLDIKAEQNRYMTANEAMEILLQVEEMKKENVFTPDTLVVVLARAGSLNPTLRAGYVRDMIREDFGKQPHVMVVPGRLHVVEAEYLVAFAGAPKEILDGI, from the coding sequence ATGGCGATATACTTCATAGGACTCGGCCTTTACGACGAGAGGGACATCACGCTCAAAGGACTTGAAACCGCCAGAAAGTGCGACTTAATCTTTGCGGAATTTTACACCTCCCTCCTGGCGGGTACTACCCTGGATAAGGTGGAAGAGCTTATCGGAAAGCCAATTCGACGACTGAGCAGGGAGGAGGTCGAACTTCACTTTGAGCGCATTGTGCTGAGCGAAGCCAAGGAGAGGGACGTGGCCTTCCTCACCGCAGGCGATCCAATGGTGGCGACGACACACTCCGACCTCAGGATACGGGCCAAGGAGCTAGGAATCGAGAGCTACGTCATTCACGCCCCGAGCATCTACTCGGCGATAGCGATAACCGGACTGCAGATATACAAGTTTGGCAAGAGCGCAACCGTTGCCTACCCCGAGAAGAACTGGTTTCCGACGAGCCACTACGACGTGATAAAGGAGAACATGGAAAGAAACCTGCACACGATGCTCTTCCTCGACATAAAGGCCGAGCAGAACCGATATATGACGGCAAACGAGGCGATGGAGATACTGCTCCAGGTAGAGGAAATGAAGAAGGAAAACGTCTTCACCCCGGACACGCTGGTGGTGGTTCTTGCGAGGGCGGGCTCGCTGAACCCGACGCTCAGGGCAGGATACGTCAGGGACATGATCAGGGAGGACTTTGGAAAGCAGCCCCACGTTATGGTCGTTCCGGGCAGGCTCCACGTAGTCGAGGCGGAGTACCTGGTGGCCTTCGCGGGGGCCCCTAAAGAGATACTCGACGGAATCTAG
- a CDS encoding metal-sulfur cluster assembly factor, giving the protein MVTKEEVEKVVNEIVDEKFVKSIEVNEKGDVTVTLAKDTPDIDNVLIKLHSELGKLEGIGLITINREREVQVGGESTELTEELILEKLKEVIDPEIGIDVVNLGLIYELKLNPDNTVYVKMTMTTPGCPLTMWILRAVEDKILEIPGVKDAEIELTFDPPWTPDRISPEYKKRLGLY; this is encoded by the coding sequence ATGGTCACGAAAGAGGAAGTCGAAAAGGTCGTTAATGAGATAGTCGATGAGAAGTTCGTCAAATCCATCGAGGTGAACGAGAAGGGGGACGTCACCGTTACACTCGCGAAGGACACTCCGGACATAGATAACGTCCTCATAAAGCTCCACTCGGAGCTTGGGAAGCTCGAGGGAATCGGCTTGATAACCATCAACCGCGAGCGCGAAGTTCAGGTAGGAGGTGAAAGCACCGAGCTGACGGAGGAACTTATACTCGAGAAGCTCAAGGAGGTCATAGACCCCGAGATCGGAATCGACGTGGTGAACCTCGGCCTCATCTATGAGCTGAAGCTCAACCCCGACAACACGGTCTACGTCAAGATGACGATGACGACCCCGGGCTGTCCGCTTACCATGTGGATTCTAAGAGCGGTAGAGGACAAGATACTGGAGATCCCCGGCGTTAAGGACGCGGAGATAGAGCTAACCTTCGACCCGCCCTGGACACCCGACAGGATCAGTCCGGAGTACAAGAAGAGACTTGGACTCTACTGA
- a CDS encoding helix-turn-helix domain-containing protein, whose product MLEKEKEALAKRIAGEITLSSDPGKTMRKWREIFGISQTELAEYLGVSSSVISDYEGGRRKSPGASTIRKFVEALLEIDERRGGNVIKAFSKTIGSELPTSAILDIREFALPLTIRDLVGAVKGDVVANMHLLDRRIYGYTVVDSIKAILEMSSEEFLKLYGWTTERALIFTKVTTGRSPMIAVRVQGLKPAVVVLHGVKKLDELAVKLAERERVPLVISHASSEAELITGLRRLVEKTEKEL is encoded by the coding sequence ATGCTTGAAAAGGAAAAAGAAGCCCTGGCAAAGAGAATAGCGGGGGAAATAACTCTCTCCTCCGACCCCGGCAAAACCATGCGCAAATGGCGCGAGATCTTCGGAATCAGCCAGACAGAACTCGCCGAATACCTCGGCGTCTCTTCTTCAGTCATAAGCGACTACGAGGGGGGCAGGAGGAAGAGCCCGGGTGCGTCGACCATAAGGAAGTTCGTTGAGGCCCTCCTGGAGATCGACGAGCGTCGCGGTGGAAACGTCATCAAGGCCTTCAGCAAGACCATCGGTAGCGAGCTTCCGACGAGCGCAATACTCGACATCAGGGAATTTGCTCTGCCTCTCACCATTAGAGATCTGGTCGGGGCCGTGAAGGGGGACGTCGTAGCCAACATGCACCTCCTCGACAGGCGCATATACGGTTACACCGTTGTTGACAGCATAAAGGCGATCCTTGAGATGAGCAGCGAGGAGTTCCTCAAGCTCTATGGCTGGACGACGGAGAGGGCACTGATATTCACCAAGGTCACGACTGGAAGGAGCCCGATGATAGCGGTTCGCGTTCAGGGGCTCAAACCGGCCGTCGTGGTTCTTCACGGGGTCAAGAAGCTCGACGAGCTCGCAGTAAAGCTGGCCGAGCGCGAGAGAGTCCCGCTGGTCATCTCTCATGCGTCAAGTGAGGCGGAGCTAATAACTGGGCTCAGAAGGCTCGTTGAAAAAACGGAGAAGGAGCTATGA
- a CDS encoding 4-phosphopantoate--beta-alanine ligase — MVEIPKSHPRYWSLYYREKIIEGMEKGMTAKAGLIAHGRGEAFDYLIGEKTIEPAERAMRAAVAKLILAKHPVISVNGNVAALVPKETIELAKALNAKLEINLFYRTEERVRAIAKELRKHDPDVELLGINPTKRIPGLEHERGKVDEEGIWNADVVVVPLEDGDRTEALVRMGKFVITVDLNPLSRSARMADITIVDNIVRAYPRMTELAREMKDYSREELLAILEEYDNGKTLSDVLTHIQDRLTRLAQGGVWRKERLE; from the coding sequence ATGGTGGAGATACCGAAGAGCCACCCGCGCTACTGGAGCCTGTACTACAGGGAGAAGATCATCGAGGGGATGGAGAAGGGCATGACCGCCAAGGCAGGGCTGATAGCCCACGGCCGCGGTGAGGCCTTTGACTACCTTATAGGGGAGAAGACGATAGAGCCTGCGGAGAGGGCCATGCGCGCAGCCGTTGCCAAGCTGATCCTGGCGAAGCACCCGGTTATCTCGGTCAACGGCAACGTTGCCGCGTTAGTTCCAAAGGAGACGATAGAGCTGGCAAAAGCGCTGAATGCTAAGCTTGAGATAAACCTGTTCTACCGCACGGAGGAGCGCGTTAGGGCAATAGCCAAGGAGCTGAGGAAGCACGATCCCGATGTGGAGCTCCTCGGAATAAACCCCACGAAGCGCATCCCCGGCCTGGAGCACGAGAGGGGAAAGGTTGATGAGGAAGGCATCTGGAACGCCGACGTGGTGGTCGTCCCGCTGGAGGACGGCGACAGAACGGAGGCTCTCGTGAGGATGGGCAAGTTCGTGATCACCGTCGACCTCAACCCGCTTTCCCGTTCGGCGAGAATGGCAGACATAACCATCGTTGACAATATAGTCCGGGCTTATCCGAGGATGACTGAACTGGCCAGGGAGATGAAGGACTACAGCAGGGAGGAGCTTCTTGCAATACTGGAGGAATACGATAATGGGAAAACACTGAGCGATGTGCTCACCCATATACAGGACAGGTTAACCCGGCTAGCCCAGGGAGGGGTGTGGCGCAAGGAAAGATTGGAGTGA
- a CDS encoding nicotinate phosphoribosyltransferase: MRDFYIAHEDDIKAGKTTDVYFIRTRKILVEKGIHRKVFADVTTTSLPHGWKWGVLAGIEEVAKLLEGLPVNVYAMPEGTIFHPYEPVLQIEGFYEEFGVYETALLGMLSQASGIATAALRTKIAANFKPVYSFGIRHMHPAIAPMIDRSAFIGGCDGVSGVLGAEMIGEKPVGTMPHALILTVGDQVKAWKYFDEVVEPGVPRTALVDTLCDEKFEALMAAEALGERLTAVRLDTPSSRRGNFRRIIEEVRWELDLRGYEHVKIFVSGGLNEESIREIVDVADAFGVGGSIASAKPVDFSLDIVEIEEKPITKRGKLSGRKQIYRCEKGHYHRVPAEKKLERCPVCGAKVEPLLKPLIENGEIVAELPKAREIREYVLEQAEKFKLSLE; encoded by the coding sequence ATGAGGGACTTCTACATCGCCCACGAGGACGATATCAAGGCCGGAAAGACCACTGACGTTTACTTCATCAGAACCCGGAAGATACTCGTCGAGAAGGGCATTCACAGGAAGGTTTTCGCCGATGTAACGACGACTTCTTTGCCCCATGGCTGGAAGTGGGGGGTCTTAGCTGGAATCGAAGAAGTGGCAAAGCTCCTTGAGGGCCTTCCGGTAAACGTCTACGCGATGCCTGAAGGCACTATATTCCACCCCTACGAGCCTGTCCTCCAGATAGAGGGCTTTTACGAGGAGTTTGGGGTCTACGAGACCGCTTTACTTGGAATGCTCAGCCAGGCGAGCGGTATAGCCACCGCCGCCCTCAGGACGAAGATAGCGGCCAACTTCAAGCCAGTTTACTCCTTCGGCATAAGGCACATGCACCCGGCAATAGCACCTATGATAGACCGCTCTGCATTCATAGGCGGTTGCGACGGCGTTTCCGGTGTCTTGGGGGCGGAGATGATTGGAGAGAAGCCCGTCGGAACGATGCCCCACGCGCTGATTCTTACAGTAGGCGACCAGGTGAAGGCCTGGAAGTACTTCGACGAGGTCGTTGAGCCAGGGGTTCCGAGAACCGCTTTGGTTGATACGCTCTGCGACGAGAAGTTCGAGGCTCTGATGGCGGCTGAAGCTCTCGGCGAGAGGCTAACTGCTGTAAGACTTGACACGCCAAGCTCAAGGCGCGGTAACTTCAGGAGAATAATTGAAGAGGTCCGCTGGGAGCTCGACCTGAGGGGCTACGAACACGTTAAAATATTCGTCAGCGGGGGCCTAAACGAGGAGAGCATAAGGGAGATAGTTGACGTTGCCGATGCCTTCGGCGTCGGGGGTTCAATAGCCAGCGCCAAACCCGTTGACTTCTCCCTCGACATAGTGGAGATCGAGGAGAAGCCGATAACCAAGCGCGGAAAGCTCAGCGGGAGAAAGCAGATTTATCGTTGTGAGAAGGGCCACTACCACCGCGTTCCAGCTGAGAAGAAGCTTGAACGCTGCCCGGTCTGCGGTGCAAAGGTCGAGCCGCTCCTCAAGCCGCTCATCGAGAACGGGGAGATAGTGGCGGAGCTGCCGAAGGCTAGGGAGATAAGGGAGTATGTTCTTGAGCAGGCCGAGAAGTTCAAGTTAAGTCTGGAGTGA